The window AAAACAGGCATGTCCATAATAAGTGAATTGCATCATGTGTGTGTCCTTTTGAAGCTAAGGACAGCAAAAATAACGTTTCCCTTTAAAAATCAGGGAACAAAGCGACTTGGGTGGTGTTAATGAATCACAGAATTTTACAATCAGAATTTATTCGGCATGTATACGATCATTTCCGGTACCAATAGAAAAGGAAGTAATACCATCAAGATCGCGGAACAGTACAGGCAATTGCTGTCCAGGAAAGGGATAGAAGCCAACTTGGTGTCACTGGAAGGACTGGAGGTGACCTCCCGCAACCCTGACCTGGTGGAACTGGAAAAAAGCATCCTGGTACCCACCCAAAAGTTCATCTTTGTAACCCCGGAATACAATGGCAGCATCCCGGGGGTCCTGAAATGCCTCATGGACAGCAGCGATATCCAGCCGACCTGGTGGGGAAAGAAGGCCCTGCTGGTAGGGGTGTCAACAGGAAGGGCAGGCAACCTGCGGGGCATGGAACACCTGACCGGTATCCTGAATTATTTAAAGGTGGTGGTGCACCCCAATAAACTGCCGATCTCGGTAGTGCATGTCATCCTGAATGTGGATGGCACCATCAAAGATGAGCTGACCCTCCAGGCCATCGACCACCAGTTGGAGGAATTTATCCATTTCTAAGACCTATTCTTATGCGACGTACCGGTTTTCTTTGGGTGATCATTTTCATTTTGCTGGTCCTGGATACCTATATCTTCCAGGCCCTGAAGCATGTTACCCAACCCATGGCCAATAAGACCCGGACCATTGTGCACACCTTGTACTGGGTGGTTTCGGTCTTCACCATTATTACCCTTATCGCCCTTCCTTACCTGCAGAATGCGAATATCCCCAAGGCCTTGAGGACCTACCTGTTCGCTACGGTGGTAGGCCTGTTCTTTGCCAAGCTCATCGCGGTGATCTTCCTGGTGGTGGATGATGTGAGAAGGGGGATGATGTGGACAGTAGGGAAACTGTATAGCAATCCATCTGTACCTGTCTCCGAAAGTTCGGATGGTATCACCCGTTCCACCTTCCTCAGCTGGATGGGCTTTGCTGCAGGCGGAACCTTGTTTGGCTCTTTGCTCTATGGCTTTACCAATAAATACAATTACCAGGTCAAGAAAAAGCAGTTGAGCTTCCCCAACCTCCCTGCCAATTTCCATGGGTTGAAAGTGGTGCATATCAGCGATATCCATTCAGGGAGCTTTACGGATAAATTGGCCGTGGAAAAGGGTATCCGGAAGATCCTGGACCTGGAACCCGACCTCATTCTCTTTACCGGCGACCTGGTGAATGACCGGGCAGTAGAGATGGATGAGTACAAAGAACTCTTCAGTAAACTGAAGGCGCCCATGGGGGTGTACAGTACGTTGGGTAACCACGATTATGGCGACTATTACCAGTGGGGTTCAAAGGAAGAAAAGATGGCCAACCTCGAGGCCCTGAAAAAGGTACACGAAGAAATGGGCTGGCGCTTGCTGATGAACGAACATGTAGTGCTGGATCGCGATGGCCACCAGATCGCCTTGCTGGGTATTGAGAACTGGAGTGCCAAAGGCAATTTCCCCAAGTACGGTAAATTGAAGGAAGCCTACGAAGGCGCGCAACACCATCCCTTCAAGATACTGATGAGCCATGACCCCAGTCACTGGGATGCGGAAGTTCGGTTAGGCTATACCGATATAGACCTTACGCTGAGTGGCCATACGCATGGCATGCAGTTCGGTGTGGAATTACCAGGCATCCGCTGGAGCCCTGTACAATACATGTACAAGCAATGGGCGGGATTGTATGAGAACGGCAGGCAGAGGCTCTATGTGAACCGTGGCTTCGGTTTCATCGGCTATCCGGGCAGGGTGGGGATCCTTCCTGAGATCACGGTGCTGGAGTTGGTGGGGTAATTGTTTAGGCCACGAAGGCACGAAGACACTAAGATGCACTAAGACGTCTTCGTGTTGCTTCGAGCCTTAGTGTCTTCGTGGCGAAAAGAACACCAACTATTTACGATACAATTAACATCGCCATTTTCGTGTTGGCATAACAGTTGGGAAATAATAAGCAAAACCAACGCAATATGAAGACTACTCTAATGGGCATGCTGCTCCTCTTGCTCGGCAGCACCTGCGTAAAGGCACAAGGTTTCCACCTGGGTATCAAAGGCGGCGCCAATATCACCAAGGTAGATGGTAAAGCCATGAGCGAAGAATTCAATTATGGCTATAACCTTGGCGGTTTTGCAGAGATCGGCCTCGGCAAGAAATGGCTGCTTCAGCCGGAAGTGATGTTCAACCAGTACACCACCCAAACGGGAACCGACTTCGAAGACATTTTCAACAATGCCCTTCCCGGATCCAATGAAACCAAAGTGAAACTGAATTACCTGTCAATCCCTGTGTTGCTGGGTTACCGGCTGACCGATTGGCTGAGCCTGAATGCAGGCCCACAATTCGGTATCCTTATGAACAGCGATAAGAACCTTTTTGAGAATGGCGAAGACGCATTCAAGAATGGTGCGGTATCCCTGGTGGGCGGTGCCCAGGTCAATATTGGCGCCTTCCGCTTCAGTGGCCGTTATTTCACCAACCTTAACGATATCAATACTGCCGAGGTGAGCAATCCCTGGCAGAACAAAGGATGGCAGTTGAGTGTCGGCATCAAGATATTGTAATATCTATCCCTCATCAATTTTTTTGAAGCCCTTCATTGGAAGGGCTTCTGTATTTTAGCGAAAATTTTTCGCAATGTCTTTACAGCAATCGATACAGGAAGCCTGGGCCAACCGGGAATTATTAAAAGAGAACAACTATCGTCACGCCGTGCGTGCCGTGATAGAAGAAGTGGATAAGGGCCGCCTCCGTGTGGCTAGCCCGGAAGGGGATGGCTGGGTGGTGAACGAATGGGTGAAGCAGGCCATCCTTATGTACTTTGGTATCCAGACCATGAAGACCTGGGACCTTCCCCCGTTTGAGTTCTACGATAAGATGGAACTAAAGAAAGGCTACGAAGCACTGGGTGTACGTGCCGTTCCGCATGCGGTTGCCCGTTATGGCGCATTCATCGCGAGGAATGTGGTGCTGATGCCCAGCTATGTGAATATCGGTGCCTATGTAGATGAAGGTACCATGGTAGATACCTGGGCAACTGTTGGCAGTTGTGCACAGATCGGCAAGGGTGTACACCTAAGTGGTGGTGTGGGTATCGGCGGTGTGCTGGAACCCTTGCAGGCCGCTCCTGTGATCATTGAAGACGGCTGCTTCATCGGTTCCCGTTGTATTGTGGTGGAAGGCGTAAGGGTAGAGAAGGAAGCCGTGCTGGGCGCCAATGTAGTGCTGACCCAGAGCACCAAGATCATTGACGTGAGTGGTCCTGAGCCCATTGAATACAAGGGAAGGGTGCCGGCCAGGAGCGTGGTGATCCCCGGAACCTATGCCAAGAAATTCCCTGCAGGCGAGTACAATGTGAGTTGCGCGCTGATCATTGGCCAGCGCAAGCCCAGTACCGACCTCAAGACCAGCTTGAATGACGCGCTGCGTGACTTTAACGTAAGCGTATAACCGAAATAATAACAACAATTGTGAACATGGCCCGGGCAAATGCCAGGGCCATTTTGCTCCTATATGGCAACCACTACCCGTCAACAGGTCACCCTCGCAGGACTGCTGCTCACCCTTTCAGGGGCTATCCTCTTTTCTACGAAAGCCGTTATGGTAAAACTGGCTTTCCGGGATACCCATGTGGATGTGGTGGTATTGCTGGCCCTGAGGATGTTGTTTGCCCTTCCTTTTTATCTCGGGGCCGTGTGGATGACAAGGGGCAAGGAGCTTACACCCCTTACGCGGCAACAATGGCTGAAGGTGATAGTACTGGGATTAATGGGCTATTACCTGAGTAGTCTATTCGACTTTATTGGATTGCAATACATCACGGCCGGTTTGGAGCGGCTGATCCTTTTCCTTTACCCCACCTTTACGGCCCTGATCAATCATTTTGTATTTGGGCAGCGATTGTCAAGGACCCAGCGTTTTGCCCTGGCCCTGACCTATGCGGGGATCCTTTTTGCGTATGTGGGGGAGATCGAACTGGCGGGTGCAGGTAAAGGTTTTGTGGAAGGAAGCCTATGGGTCTTTGCCTGCAGCATCACCTACGCGATCTATATCGCAGGAAGCGGCCGGATGATCCCGCAGGTGGGCGTGACGAGGTTCACCGCCTATGCCATGTTATCGGCAACGGCCGGGGTATTCCTGCACTTTTTGCTGAAGGTAGATACAGCAGCCATTAGCATCACCGGGACACAATGGGGTTATGGGTTAATGCTGGGGGTGATCGCAACGGTACTGCCCTCCTTCATGGTGTCGGCGGGTACCCAACGAATCGGGGCCAATAATGTGGCGATCATATCGAGTATCGGTCCGATCTCTACGATCTTACAGGCCTGGGTATTCCTGGGGGAGACCATCCACTGGCCGCAGGTAGTGGGGACTATTTTGGTAGTGGCAGGCGTGGTGGCCTTGGGTTGGAAACGCGGCTTGGTTGAGAAATAAAAAAATATGTAGCAACTCTTGGTGCGAATAATTTGCTTCGTATATTTGCACCCCGTTAAGCAATTAACGAATGCCCAGGTGGCGAAATTGGTAGACGCACCGTCTTCAGGTGGCGGCGCCGCGAGGTGTGCTGGTTCGAATCCAGTCCTGGGCACAAAGCCCCAAACCACGAAAGTGGTTTGGGGCTTTTTCTTTTCACACACATGCGAGCTCGCTCGCTCATGTGTGTGCAAAGAAAAAGCCAACCCTTCGACGCAGGAGAAGGGTTGGGGCTTTGGGTAAGACCAGTCGTTCGGGATCGGCTTTAGCCAATCCAGTTTCGCTCACTATCCAGCTCGCTCGCTTTAAACCCCATCGGGGTCTCCCGAAGGGGACCCCGATGTATAAAGACGAAATAATTTATCCAACCAACACCTAATCTGATCTTCCAACTACCCGTTGGTCATAAGACACAACGGGGGACAACGGGGATATTTAATCTGTTTGCACCTAGTGGAATTTTTCGAGCGTCCCCACTGAATTTGTAACCTACTATTCATCAGGGTCCCCTTCGGTAGACCCTGATGAGGAAGAAAAAATATTCTGAAAAATTAATCCTGTTCATCTCCATCTCCCCGCATTCCTTCCTTCACCGTGAGCCATTCAAGGTAAACCACTATCCCCACCACCACTATTTCCACCAAAAAATAGATAGTGCCCAGCAAGGTAAGCTGGCCAATATAGCGGATGACTATCCCCAATGATACCAAACAATAGGTGGTATTGCCAATGATAACGGGTATCAACAACCTGGCCGAAGAAGGGTTAGTGAAGAAGTAACAACCGAAGGAATAGATAGCAAAGATCAATCCTATGAACGCA is drawn from Flavihumibacter rivuli and contains these coding sequences:
- a CDS encoding NADPH-dependent FMN reductase, coding for MYTIISGTNRKGSNTIKIAEQYRQLLSRKGIEANLVSLEGLEVTSRNPDLVELEKSILVPTQKFIFVTPEYNGSIPGVLKCLMDSSDIQPTWWGKKALLVGVSTGRAGNLRGMEHLTGILNYLKVVVHPNKLPISVVHVILNVDGTIKDELTLQAIDHQLEEFIHF
- a CDS encoding metallophosphoesterase — encoded protein: MRRTGFLWVIIFILLVLDTYIFQALKHVTQPMANKTRTIVHTLYWVVSVFTIITLIALPYLQNANIPKALRTYLFATVVGLFFAKLIAVIFLVVDDVRRGMMWTVGKLYSNPSVPVSESSDGITRSTFLSWMGFAAGGTLFGSLLYGFTNKYNYQVKKKQLSFPNLPANFHGLKVVHISDIHSGSFTDKLAVEKGIRKILDLEPDLILFTGDLVNDRAVEMDEYKELFSKLKAPMGVYSTLGNHDYGDYYQWGSKEEKMANLEALKKVHEEMGWRLLMNEHVVLDRDGHQIALLGIENWSAKGNFPKYGKLKEAYEGAQHHPFKILMSHDPSHWDAEVRLGYTDIDLTLSGHTHGMQFGVELPGIRWSPVQYMYKQWAGLYENGRQRLYVNRGFGFIGYPGRVGILPEITVLELVG
- a CDS encoding porin family protein, whose translation is MKTTLMGMLLLLLGSTCVKAQGFHLGIKGGANITKVDGKAMSEEFNYGYNLGGFAEIGLGKKWLLQPEVMFNQYTTQTGTDFEDIFNNALPGSNETKVKLNYLSIPVLLGYRLTDWLSLNAGPQFGILMNSDKNLFENGEDAFKNGAVSLVGGAQVNIGAFRFSGRYFTNLNDINTAEVSNPWQNKGWQLSVGIKIL
- a CDS encoding 2,3,4,5-tetrahydropyridine-2,6-dicarboxylate N-succinyltransferase gives rise to the protein MSLQQSIQEAWANRELLKENNYRHAVRAVIEEVDKGRLRVASPEGDGWVVNEWVKQAILMYFGIQTMKTWDLPPFEFYDKMELKKGYEALGVRAVPHAVARYGAFIARNVVLMPSYVNIGAYVDEGTMVDTWATVGSCAQIGKGVHLSGGVGIGGVLEPLQAAPVIIEDGCFIGSRCIVVEGVRVEKEAVLGANVVLTQSTKIIDVSGPEPIEYKGRVPARSVVIPGTYAKKFPAGEYNVSCALIIGQRKPSTDLKTSLNDALRDFNVSV
- a CDS encoding DMT family transporter, with the protein product MATTTRQQVTLAGLLLTLSGAILFSTKAVMVKLAFRDTHVDVVVLLALRMLFALPFYLGAVWMTRGKELTPLTRQQWLKVIVLGLMGYYLSSLFDFIGLQYITAGLERLILFLYPTFTALINHFVFGQRLSRTQRFALALTYAGILFAYVGEIELAGAGKGFVEGSLWVFACSITYAIYIAGSGRMIPQVGVTRFTAYAMLSATAGVFLHFLLKVDTAAISITGTQWGYGLMLGVIATVLPSFMVSAGTQRIGANNVAIISSIGPISTILQAWVFLGETIHWPQVVGTILVVAGVVALGWKRGLVEK